The Rhodocytophaga rosea genome has a segment encoding these proteins:
- a CDS encoding FecR family protein, producing the protein MRYEDYQLMDFVNDQFFVTWVRNPDPESDAFWQAWLEKHPDKQELLEQARELLSFLTFKTQQPTSEEQRQVKLAIKRSIHAETRLLTKSSTDNKPPVDRKPIHYWRPYYKIVAFCTGILFWSAAFLLFKAGYTQKSYHTKYGETKTIDLPDGSTVILNANSTLHYSNDWQESRLREVWLNGEAFFQVRRKPHWKEARFIVHTNQLNIEVLGTTFNVNNRRGIVKVVLNSGKVKLRHIDNDKDSLVMEPKDLVEFTDNKKPFVKKVVEPEMYTSWRHHKLIFNETPLKEIAQLLEDNYGRPVIIQDKELADRRFTGAIPNENVELFLTVLGESLNVDIQSKDDTIQINTHSK; encoded by the coding sequence ATGCGCTATGAAGATTACCAGCTGATGGATTTTGTAAACGACCAGTTCTTTGTAACATGGGTCAGAAATCCTGATCCGGAAAGTGATGCTTTCTGGCAAGCCTGGCTGGAAAAACATCCTGACAAACAGGAATTACTTGAACAAGCACGTGAACTTCTGAGCTTTCTCACATTTAAAACACAACAGCCTACTTCGGAAGAGCAACGTCAGGTAAAATTAGCCATAAAAAGAAGCATACATGCCGAAACCAGACTACTAACCAAATCCTCAACAGATAACAAACCGCCAGTTGACCGGAAGCCTATCCATTATTGGAGGCCTTATTATAAGATAGTTGCCTTTTGTACCGGTATTTTGTTCTGGTCTGCGGCATTTCTTCTATTTAAAGCCGGATATACTCAAAAATCTTATCATACAAAATATGGAGAAACAAAAACGATTGACTTGCCGGATGGTTCTACCGTAATATTAAATGCTAATTCGACCTTGCACTACAGCAACGACTGGCAGGAATCCAGGTTAAGAGAAGTATGGCTCAATGGAGAAGCTTTTTTTCAGGTGCGCCGCAAACCACACTGGAAAGAAGCCAGATTTATTGTGCATACCAACCAGCTCAATATTGAAGTGCTAGGAACCACTTTCAATGTTAATAACAGAAGAGGCATTGTAAAAGTAGTGCTCAACTCCGGTAAAGTAAAACTCAGGCATATTGATAATGACAAAGACAGCCTGGTAATGGAGCCTAAAGATCTGGTTGAATTTACAGATAATAAAAAGCCCTTTGTAAAGAAAGTAGTAGAACCAGAAATGTATACTTCCTGGCGGCATCACAAACTGATTTTTAATGAAACCCCGCTGAAGGAAATAGCCCAGTTGCTGGAAGATAATTATGGAAGGCCAGTAATTATCCAGGACAAAGAACTGGCGGATAGGCGCTTCACCGGTGCGATTCCTAACGAAAATGTCGAGCTTTTTTTAACGGTGCTTGGTGAATCGCTCAACGTTGACATCCAATCTAAGGATGATACTATTCAGATCAATACACACAGCAAATAA
- a CDS encoding RNA polymerase sigma factor: MPKNNSSVQVQDDTAIWLAFKSGSELAFDYIYDTYFSKLYNYSLRFTTDTDLIKDCIQNLYVELWRRKENLADVQSIKFYLYKCIRHRIIQELTKNNKLVHEEDLEEHYNFEVSFSHEFHLITRQISEENQARLLKAFELLTKRQKEAVFLRYYDNLEYQEIASIMQMKEVKYARTLVYRALDVLKASIRKLASVE, encoded by the coding sequence ATGCCTAAGAATAATAGCTCAGTACAGGTTCAGGATGACACCGCTATATGGCTGGCATTTAAAAGTGGAAGTGAGCTGGCTTTTGATTATATATATGATACTTATTTTTCAAAATTGTATAACTACAGCCTGCGCTTCACTACTGATACAGATCTCATCAAAGACTGTATTCAAAATCTGTATGTAGAGTTATGGCGCAGGAAAGAAAATCTGGCAGATGTGCAGTCTATTAAGTTCTACCTCTACAAATGTATAAGGCACAGAATCATACAAGAGTTAACGAAAAACAATAAACTGGTACACGAAGAAGACCTGGAAGAACATTATAATTTTGAGGTCAGTTTTTCGCATGAATTTCACCTCATCACCCGGCAGATCTCAGAAGAAAACCAGGCAAGGCTGTTAAAAGCATTCGAACTCCTTACCAAAAGACAAAAAGAGGCTGTATTTCTACGCTATTACGACAATCTGGAATACCAGGAGATTGCTTCTATTATGCAAATGAAAGAAGTAAAATATGCCCGCACGCTCGTTTACCGTGCCCTGGATGTACTGAAAGCCAGTATCCGCAAACTGGCTTCCGTTGAATAA
- the zwf gene encoding glucose-6-phosphate dehydrogenase: MQAIIKPEPTVLVIFGAKGDLTMRKLAPALYNLYLDGWLPEKVAIIGVSHHDINQEQFFGLLKDGVNQFSRSGKPEEGKWNEFTALWSYFKADFTNTEAYKNLASQLNYYDQEWGVRANRLFYLSVAPQFIEPITINIGNSHIATDCARDRIVVEKPFGRDLKTARDLNQLLAKSFSESQIYRIDHYLGKETVQNILAFRFANALFEPIWNRNYIDYVQITVAEQVGVEQRGNYYDKSGALRDMIQNHLLQLMCIIAMEPPVSFEANEIRNRKVDVLHALRKINREEIHKYAVRGQYGAGWIEGKKVQGYREEKGVHPQSNTETFAAVKFFIDNWRWQGVPFYVRTGKHMQGKFSAITVQFRPVPHQAFPTTVTENMLPNRLILHIQPEMSIRLRFQAKRPGLSMTLNPVDMVFDYGDYTTESPEAYETLLLDVMQGDATLFMRADQVEAAWAAIMPILEIWESRPSLEFPNYTAGMWGPENAEALVARDGHNWAMVSSLNGHSKEKEKV, from the coding sequence ATGCAAGCCATCATAAAACCAGAACCTACTGTTCTCGTCATATTCGGTGCCAAAGGAGACCTTACCATGCGTAAGCTGGCACCTGCTTTATATAATCTATACCTGGATGGATGGCTGCCAGAAAAAGTAGCTATCATTGGCGTAAGTCACCATGATATAAACCAGGAACAATTCTTTGGCTTATTAAAGGATGGCGTAAATCAGTTTTCCCGCAGTGGAAAGCCTGAAGAAGGCAAGTGGAATGAATTTACAGCTTTGTGGTCCTATTTTAAAGCTGATTTTACCAATACGGAAGCCTATAAGAATTTAGCTTCCCAATTAAATTATTATGACCAGGAATGGGGCGTGAGAGCCAACCGCTTATTTTATTTATCGGTAGCACCGCAGTTCATTGAACCTATCACGATTAATATCGGAAACTCCCATATAGCTACTGATTGTGCCCGTGACCGCATTGTGGTAGAAAAACCATTTGGCCGGGATTTAAAAACTGCCAGGGATCTTAACCAGTTGCTGGCAAAAAGTTTCAGTGAATCTCAGATCTACCGCATTGATCATTACCTGGGTAAAGAAACGGTTCAGAACATTCTGGCTTTCCGCTTTGCCAATGCCTTATTCGAGCCCATCTGGAACCGCAACTATATAGATTATGTACAGATCACGGTAGCCGAACAGGTTGGCGTGGAACAGCGGGGTAATTATTACGATAAATCCGGTGCATTACGGGATATGATCCAGAACCATTTACTGCAATTGATGTGCATTATTGCCATGGAGCCGCCAGTATCCTTCGAAGCCAATGAAATCCGCAACCGGAAAGTAGATGTACTGCATGCTTTGCGTAAAATAAACCGGGAAGAGATACACAAATATGCCGTACGTGGCCAGTATGGTGCTGGCTGGATTGAAGGGAAAAAAGTACAAGGCTACCGGGAAGAAAAAGGCGTTCATCCTCAATCTAATACAGAAACGTTTGCAGCGGTTAAATTCTTTATCGATAACTGGCGCTGGCAGGGCGTACCTTTTTATGTGCGTACGGGCAAACATATGCAGGGCAAGTTCTCTGCGATTACTGTTCAGTTCCGGCCGGTACCACACCAGGCATTTCCTACTACGGTAACAGAAAATATGCTTCCTAACCGGCTGATTTTACATATTCAGCCTGAAATGAGCATCCGCTTACGTTTCCAGGCCAAACGCCCAGGCTTAAGTATGACTTTAAATCCGGTGGATATGGTGTTCGACTACGGCGATTATACCACCGAATCTCCGGAAGCCTATGAAACCCTTTTACTGGATGTAATGCAGGGCGATGCTACCTTATTTATGCGTGCCGACCAGGTGGAAGCTGCCTGGGCTGCTATTATGCCGATTCTGGAAATTTGGGAATCCCGGCCATCCCTGGAATTTCCAAATTATACTGCCGGCATGTGGGGTCCTGAGAATGCCGAAGCTTTGGTAGCTCGTGACGGACACAACTGGGCAATGGTCTCTTCACTAAACGGGCATTCCAAAGAAAAAGAAAAGGTTTAA
- the gndA gene encoding NADP-dependent phosphogluconate dehydrogenase → MDTQQYDFGMIGLGVMGRNLLLNMADHGFAVAGYNRDPSKVTSLKEEAQGLQVYGTSDLKDFISKLKRPRALMLLVTAGPAVDMVIKDLLPLLEPGDLVIDGGNSYFADTERRAEELTPKGIHFIGVGVSGGESGARFGPSMMPGGSKAAYDVVRPIFESIAAKVNNEPCVTYLGPGAAGHYVKMVHNGIEYGLMQLISEAYDILKRGLGLSNDELHEVFKTWNEGELKSFLIEITAQIFLQNDDKTSGRLVDSILDSAKQKGTGKWTSQCGMDLGVPLSIIDIAVTMRYVSALKKERVTAAKVLPGSTPKFNFNGDKQAIINQVRDALYFATIAAYAQGMTLLKVASDTYKYELHLGEVAKIWRGGCIIRATLLENIRVAYHKNAQLPSLMVDPDLSALLLQRQESIRRIISHSVQAGIPVPGLSAALAYFDAYRTDRLPSNLIQAQRDNFGAHTYERIDTEGIFHTHWN, encoded by the coding sequence ATGGATACGCAACAGTATGATTTTGGCATGATAGGCCTGGGTGTGATGGGAAGGAATCTGTTATTAAATATGGCTGACCACGGCTTTGCCGTAGCCGGCTACAACCGCGACCCCAGCAAAGTGACTTCTCTCAAAGAAGAAGCCCAGGGCTTACAAGTATATGGCACATCTGACTTGAAAGATTTCATTTCAAAATTAAAACGCCCCCGTGCCTTAATGTTATTAGTTACCGCAGGTCCGGCGGTAGATATGGTCATTAAAGATTTATTGCCCTTGCTGGAACCTGGTGACTTGGTAATTGATGGAGGAAACTCCTACTTTGCTGATACCGAACGCCGTGCGGAAGAACTAACTCCCAAAGGCATTCATTTTATTGGTGTAGGTGTATCAGGCGGAGAATCTGGAGCCCGTTTCGGTCCGAGTATGATGCCTGGTGGTTCTAAAGCAGCCTATGATGTAGTACGTCCAATTTTTGAATCTATTGCAGCCAAAGTAAATAATGAGCCATGTGTTACCTATCTGGGACCAGGAGCTGCCGGACACTATGTAAAAATGGTGCATAATGGCATTGAATATGGCCTGATGCAATTGATTTCTGAAGCCTATGATATTCTCAAACGTGGCCTGGGCTTAAGTAATGACGAATTGCATGAAGTATTCAAAACCTGGAACGAAGGCGAACTTAAATCTTTCCTGATTGAAATTACGGCTCAGATTTTCCTGCAAAACGACGATAAAACTTCCGGCCGCCTGGTAGATAGTATTCTGGATAGTGCCAAACAAAAAGGAACCGGTAAATGGACTTCGCAGTGTGGGATGGATCTGGGCGTTCCTTTGTCTATTATTGACATTGCTGTAACCATGCGGTATGTGTCTGCCTTAAAAAAAGAGAGAGTAACGGCTGCGAAAGTGCTACCTGGTTCTACACCTAAATTCAATTTTAATGGCGATAAACAAGCCATTATCAATCAGGTCCGGGATGCCTTATACTTCGCTACCATTGCTGCCTATGCCCAGGGAATGACTTTACTGAAAGTTGCTTCTGATACTTATAAATATGAGCTGCATTTGGGTGAAGTAGCCAAAATATGGAGGGGAGGCTGTATCATCCGGGCAACCTTGCTGGAAAATATCCGGGTAGCCTATCATAAAAATGCCCAGTTGCCCAGTTTAATGGTAGACCCCGATTTGTCAGCTCTATTACTGCAAAGACAGGAATCCATCCGCAGAATCATTAGTCATTCGGTACAAGCTGGCATTCCGGTTCCAGGTTTATCAGCGGCATTGGCGTATTTCGATGCCTACCGGACCGACCGTTTGCCTTCTAATCTGATTCAGGCACAACGCGATAATTTCGGTGCTCATACTTACGAACGCATTGATACGGAAGGCATTTTCCATACTCACTGGAATTAA
- a CDS encoding DNA alkylation repair protein, whose product MLSTQILTALQSHGTPENRAGMSRFGINTANAYGVSMGVIRSMAKSYKKNHSLALDLWNTGIHEARILAALIDDPKLVTETQMESWVQDFNSWDLCDQTCGNLFDKTPYAFDKAAEWSFREEEFIKRAGFVLMAWLAVHAKKTPDESFLPFFKHLEREAKDKRNFVKKAVNWALRQIGKRSRYLREEAILIARLIREQPYSSARWIAADALRELEKVKITA is encoded by the coding sequence ATGTTAAGCACTCAGATTCTAACAGCGCTTCAATCTCATGGTACGCCAGAAAACCGGGCGGGAATGAGCCGCTTTGGCATCAATACAGCGAATGCATATGGCGTAAGTATGGGTGTTATCCGGAGTATGGCCAAGTCGTATAAAAAAAATCATAGCCTTGCTCTTGACCTCTGGAATACTGGTATACATGAAGCCAGAATTCTGGCTGCTTTGATTGACGATCCCAAGCTGGTAACAGAAACGCAAATGGAAAGCTGGGTACAGGATTTTAACTCCTGGGACCTGTGCGACCAGACCTGCGGAAATCTGTTTGATAAAACCCCTTATGCCTTTGATAAAGCTGCTGAATGGAGCTTCCGGGAAGAAGAATTTATAAAAAGGGCCGGATTTGTACTCATGGCCTGGCTTGCAGTTCATGCAAAGAAAACCCCGGATGAATCTTTTCTTCCTTTTTTTAAACACCTGGAAAGAGAAGCTAAGGACAAACGTAATTTTGTGAAAAAGGCCGTCAACTGGGCATTAAGGCAAATTGGAAAACGAAGCAGGTACCTGCGGGAAGAAGCCATCTTGATTGCCCGTTTAATCCGGGAACAACCCTATAGCAGTGCCAGGTGGATTGCTGCAGATGCCTTACGGGAGCTGGAAAAAGTTAAAATTACTGCTTAA
- the tal gene encoding transaldolase, translated as MKVGIAADHGGFDVKQKLVASLQAEGYSVTDFGAHQYDKNDDYPDLILPLAQAVSNGQVDRGIAVCGSGVGASIVANKVPGVRSALITETYSARQGVEHDDMNIMCIGGRVIGEMLVQELVKAFLQAAYTGEERHQRRLSKVIALEKKQTNNPMTSNPLVKVHSFGQSIWMDFIRRGILANGELKDMIDSYGLKGITSNPAIFEEAINRSTDYQQAIQELVRAGKSTDEIYQTLAVEDIQNAADLFRPIYDQTNAMDGYVSLEVSPYLAKDTDGTIAEAKLLWKAVNRPNVMIKVPGTLEGLPAIQYLISEGINVNVTLLFGLERYRAVTNAYITGLENRLRSGKPIDKISSVASFFLSRIDVMIDPQLEKIAASGGENAAKAKSLLGKIAIANAKMSYQIYKEVFNEPRFKTLADRGAQVQRLLWASTGTKNPAYSDVMYIETLIGPDTVNTVPLETLKAYQDHGQPASRLEEGLTESRKMLSDLDSLGINLDEITHNLEVEGVDKFNKPFAKLMEALENKRKEALSTVK; from the coding sequence ATGAAAGTAGGCATCGCAGCGGATCATGGCGGATTCGACGTAAAACAAAAATTAGTAGCTTCATTACAGGCAGAAGGATACTCAGTAACAGATTTCGGCGCACATCAGTATGATAAGAATGATGACTATCCTGACCTGATCTTACCTCTGGCCCAGGCAGTATCCAATGGCCAGGTAGACCGGGGAATTGCCGTATGCGGAAGTGGCGTGGGAGCCTCAATTGTAGCCAATAAAGTGCCAGGTGTTCGGTCAGCGCTCATTACAGAAACTTATTCTGCCCGTCAGGGTGTAGAGCACGATGACATGAATATTATGTGTATTGGCGGACGGGTAATTGGCGAAATGCTGGTGCAGGAATTAGTAAAGGCATTTTTGCAAGCTGCCTATACTGGAGAAGAACGTCATCAGCGGAGGCTGAGTAAAGTAATCGCTTTAGAAAAGAAACAAACAAATAATCCTATGACAAGTAATCCTTTAGTTAAAGTACATTCCTTCGGACAAAGCATCTGGATGGATTTTATTCGCCGGGGTATTCTGGCCAATGGCGAACTCAAAGATATGATCGATTCTTATGGCCTGAAAGGAATTACTTCCAATCCTGCCATATTTGAAGAAGCTATTAACCGCAGCACCGATTATCAGCAAGCCATTCAGGAACTGGTACGTGCGGGCAAATCTACAGACGAAATCTATCAGACACTGGCAGTGGAAGACATTCAGAATGCCGCCGATTTGTTCCGTCCAATCTACGACCAGACCAATGCCATGGATGGTTATGTGAGCCTGGAAGTTTCTCCTTATTTAGCAAAAGATACAGATGGCACAATTGCCGAGGCCAAACTGCTCTGGAAAGCGGTAAACCGGCCTAATGTAATGATCAAAGTACCTGGTACCCTTGAAGGTTTACCGGCTATTCAATATCTGATCAGTGAAGGCATTAATGTGAACGTAACGCTGCTATTTGGACTGGAACGTTACCGGGCTGTTACCAATGCCTATATTACCGGACTGGAAAATCGCTTGAGAAGTGGAAAGCCAATTGATAAAATTTCTTCGGTTGCCAGCTTCTTCCTCAGTCGGATAGATGTGATGATAGATCCTCAGCTGGAAAAAATTGCGGCTAGTGGCGGAGAAAATGCGGCTAAAGCCAAATCGCTTTTAGGTAAAATAGCTATCGCCAATGCAAAGATGTCGTACCAGATCTATAAAGAAGTGTTCAATGAGCCCCGCTTTAAAACGCTTGCCGACAGAGGCGCACAGGTACAGCGTTTATTATGGGCAAGTACCGGCACTAAAAATCCGGCCTACAGCGATGTGATGTATATAGAAACCCTGATCGGTCCTGATACAGTGAATACCGTTCCTTTGGAAACATTAAAAGCCTACCAGGATCATGGCCAGCCTGCCTCCAGACTTGAAGAAGGATTAACTGAAAGCCGCAAAATGTTGAGCGATTTAGACAGCCTGGGCATCAACCTGGACGAAATCACGCATAATCTGGAAGTAGAAGGCGTAGATAAGTTTAATAAGCCTTTCGCCAAACTGATGGAAGCCCTGGAAAATAAACGCAAAGAAGCGCTATCCACTGTAAAATAA
- a CDS encoding YdcF family protein, giving the protein MTWILGFLLFALFTRNKQRRRKLLITTITLLFVFGNGFLINELFLAWEIPATPIAELRQPYDVAIVLTGITSIDQQPRDRVYFEKGADRIMHALQLYKMGKVHHILISGGSGNLVGSKESESEELAEVLKMCGVPETDITIENKSRNTRENAVFSAEVLQRQFRNQSYLLITSAFHMRRSKGCFEQAKLPVTVFSTDFYGKPRKFTPDRLILPSEGALGKWYVLWHEVLGYLVYKAMGYA; this is encoded by the coding sequence ATGACCTGGATCCTGGGCTTTTTACTGTTCGCCTTATTTACCAGAAATAAGCAGCGCAGAAGGAAATTATTAATTACCACAATAACTTTATTATTTGTATTCGGAAACGGATTTTTAATTAATGAACTGTTTTTGGCCTGGGAAATTCCAGCTACCCCTATTGCAGAATTAAGACAACCTTATGATGTAGCCATTGTGCTCACCGGAATCACCAGTATTGACCAGCAACCCAGAGACAGGGTGTATTTCGAAAAAGGGGCCGACCGTATTATGCATGCCCTGCAACTCTATAAAATGGGCAAAGTCCACCATATTCTCATTAGTGGCGGTTCGGGAAATCTGGTAGGTAGCAAAGAAAGTGAGTCTGAAGAACTGGCAGAAGTATTAAAAATGTGTGGAGTGCCGGAGACAGATATTACGATTGAAAATAAATCGAGAAATACACGGGAAAACGCGGTTTTTTCGGCCGAGGTTTTACAACGCCAATTTCGCAATCAGTCTTATCTGCTCATTACATCGGCATTTCATATGCGGAGGTCAAAAGGCTGTTTCGAGCAGGCAAAATTGCCGGTAACTGTTTTCAGCACTGATTTCTATGGCAAACCCCGAAAATTTACTCCCGACCGGCTTATTCTGCCTTCCGAAGGTGCTCTTGGAAAATGGTATGTATTATGGCACGAAGTACTTGGATATTTAGTTTATAAGGCAATGGGATATGCATAA
- the pdxA gene encoding 4-hydroxythreonine-4-phosphate dehydrogenase PdxA: MSEIKPIVGITLGDFNGIGPEVTLKALSNNKILKLCTPVIYGSVKVLTKYRKLLNLEEWTLHPVKSIDQISPKRTNVINCWNENIEIQPGKVTAEAGQSAFLALKMAVTDLQNKHIDAIVTAPINKHNIQSEEFKFAGHTEYFTESFGVKDSLMLLVSEGLRVGVVTGHIPLQGVKEAITKEKIISKVQVLLQALKRDFGIQKPRVALLGLNPHAGEEGLLGNEEQEIISPAINELKQKGNLVFGPFPADGFFGTMSYKKFDAVLAMYHDQGLIPFKTIAFENGINYTAGLPIVRTSPDHGTAYNIAGKNVASESSMREAIYLACDIVNMRREIVQV, translated from the coding sequence ATGTCAGAAATCAAACCAATAGTGGGTATTACTTTAGGCGACTTCAATGGCATTGGACCAGAAGTTACGCTAAAAGCGCTGTCGAATAACAAAATCCTGAAATTGTGTACGCCGGTAATTTACGGTTCCGTAAAAGTACTTACCAAATACCGTAAGTTGCTCAACCTGGAAGAATGGACCCTTCATCCAGTAAAAAGTATAGATCAGATCAGCCCCAAGCGTACCAATGTAATCAATTGCTGGAACGAAAATATCGAAATTCAGCCTGGCAAAGTTACAGCAGAAGCTGGTCAATCCGCTTTTCTGGCGCTTAAAATGGCCGTTACAGATTTGCAAAACAAACACATTGATGCCATTGTAACAGCGCCCATTAACAAGCACAATATTCAAAGTGAAGAATTTAAGTTTGCCGGCCATACAGAATATTTTACCGAAAGTTTTGGCGTGAAAGATAGCCTGATGCTGCTGGTAAGTGAAGGCTTACGGGTTGGGGTAGTTACTGGACATATTCCTTTGCAGGGCGTGAAAGAAGCCATTACGAAAGAAAAAATCATCAGCAAAGTACAAGTATTGTTGCAAGCCTTGAAACGGGATTTTGGTATACAAAAACCCAGAGTAGCCTTGCTTGGCCTGAATCCACATGCTGGAGAAGAAGGATTGCTAGGCAACGAAGAACAGGAGATTATCTCACCAGCTATTAATGAACTGAAACAAAAAGGCAATCTGGTATTTGGACCTTTCCCGGCTGATGGATTTTTTGGCACCATGAGTTATAAGAAATTCGATGCTGTACTTGCCATGTACCATGATCAGGGACTGATTCCTTTTAAAACTATCGCTTTTGAAAATGGTATCAACTATACAGCTGGTTTACCCATCGTTCGCACTTCTCCAGATCATGGTACCGCCTATAATATTGCCGGGAAAAATGTAGCCAGCGAATCCTCTATGCGTGAAGCTATTTACCTGGCCTGCGATATTGTGAACATGCGCAGGGAAATTGTGCAGGTGTAA
- a CDS encoding leucyl aminopeptidase family protein: MLPHLTYIDTLAQQTDTAILLTKTDVIDKFCKNSQEAAYVQKLLKEEGASATVNQYERLLYFIKPKNEPAGYRRKEQLRKAGAELFRNVQHSKAETLQITSNCNNPDDILSFCEGLVLSSYEFLKYKSDKKGNQLKEVCLHANGLTEQAVEELANLIEGTFIARDLVNEPVIFLTAEQLSKEITVLGEHAGFDVEVFNKSKIKSLKMGGLLAVNFGSPNPPTFNVLEYKPENAVNKNPYILVGKGVVYDTGGLSLKPTPNSMDYMKSDMAGAAAVVGAMYSLAKNNIPAYVIGLIPATENRLDGNAITPGDVITMHSGKTVEIMNTDAEGRLILADALSYAIRYKPDIVIDLATLTGSAARAIGKEGIVYMGNAPDEIKTEFENSGKQVYERLVEFPLWEEYNTQIESSIADLKNLGGPDAGAITAGKFLEHFVNYHWLHLDIAGGAFLTAPDSYRGKNATGLGVRLLYHYISNKVKSKQ; the protein is encoded by the coding sequence ATGCTGCCTCATCTTACTTATATTGATACACTTGCCCAACAAACAGACACAGCCATACTTCTTACTAAAACAGATGTGATTGATAAGTTCTGTAAAAATTCCCAGGAAGCCGCTTATGTACAGAAATTGCTGAAAGAAGAAGGGGCTTCTGCCACTGTTAACCAGTACGAACGCCTGTTATATTTTATTAAACCTAAAAATGAACCAGCAGGTTACCGCCGCAAAGAGCAATTACGGAAAGCTGGCGCTGAATTATTCAGAAATGTACAACACTCCAAGGCGGAAACGCTGCAAATTACTTCTAACTGTAATAATCCCGACGATATACTTTCCTTTTGTGAAGGCCTGGTCTTGAGCAGCTATGAATTTCTGAAATATAAATCCGATAAAAAAGGCAACCAGCTAAAAGAAGTTTGCCTGCATGCTAATGGATTAACGGAACAAGCCGTAGAAGAATTAGCCAACTTAATTGAAGGCACTTTTATCGCCCGCGATCTGGTGAATGAGCCGGTTATCTTCCTGACCGCTGAGCAGCTGAGCAAAGAAATTACTGTATTGGGCGAACATGCAGGTTTTGATGTGGAAGTTTTCAATAAATCTAAAATCAAAAGTCTGAAAATGGGTGGTTTGCTGGCTGTGAATTTTGGAAGCCCGAACCCTCCCACCTTTAATGTGCTGGAATACAAACCAGAGAATGCCGTTAATAAAAACCCATATATTTTGGTCGGAAAAGGTGTTGTGTATGATACTGGCGGTTTAAGTCTGAAACCCACACCCAATTCGATGGATTATATGAAGAGTGATATGGCTGGTGCAGCGGCAGTAGTGGGTGCGATGTATTCTTTGGCTAAAAATAATATTCCGGCTTATGTAATCGGCCTTATTCCGGCTACTGAAAACCGCCTCGATGGAAATGCAATTACACCAGGGGATGTAATTACCATGCACAGCGGAAAAACAGTGGAAATTATGAATACCGATGCTGAAGGCCGCTTGATTCTGGCTGATGCTTTGAGTTATGCGATCAGATACAAACCTGATATAGTAATTGACCTGGCAACCCTAACTGGTTCGGCAGCACGAGCGATTGGTAAAGAGGGAATTGTATATATGGGCAATGCGCCAGATGAGATAAAGACTGAGTTTGAGAATAGCGGGAAACAAGTATACGAACGGCTGGTAGAATTTCCATTGTGGGAGGAATACAATACACAGATTGAATCCAGTATTGCTGATCTGAAGAATCTAGGAGGGCCGGATGCCGGAGCGATTACCGCAGGTAAATTCCTGGAACATTTTGTGAATTACCACTGGCTCCACCTGGACATTGCCGGAGGCGCTTTTCTCACGGCTCCTGATTCATACCGTGGGAAAAATGCAACCGGTTTAGGTGTAAGGCTGTTGTATCATTATATCAGCAACAAAGTAAAAAGCAAACAATGA